GCATTACATTATATGGACTTCCGTTTTCCTTCTTCCGCATTAGCATTTATTGTGCTTTCTTTGCAAAGTTCCGTGTCTTATCTGTATCCATATCAACAAGAAGTCTGAAAAGATAACTTAGTTTCCTTTTTTTGTGGGATCTCTGGTTTAAGGGTTCCACTAGAATGGTTTAACTTTATAAATTGTACTGCAGCTTTGAATTAAATGCTGCAGTGGTTACATAGAGTTTCGCATGAAACTGTTAAAAGGATTATAACCCTGAAAATGGGCAATGGAGGTTATTGTGGATTTATAAAGCACTGGTTGATTTGGAACATAGCTGGATATCTGTATCAATTATGTTAACTCAGCTCAAGGCCCGTGATGCAAATACAAAGTTATTCCACCTCCGTGCAATGGGCGGCAGCGCAAAAATCATATTCCTTCCCTCCACTCGGGCACCTCTGTGGTATCTGATCATAGAGATAAAGCTGATTTGCTCCTCAACCACTTCTGTTTGCTTCCTGGCATGAGTGAGGGCAGAGCCTTCCAACTCGATGGTGATTTCCTGCAGCTGCCTAGGGCAAATCCGAGTCACTGAGACCCTCCTTTCACCATGGATGAGCTCAAGGTGGCCATTAAGGATATCCCTTCTGATAAAATCCCTGCCCCTGTTGGTTTTATAGGTTTATTCTTCAAAAAGTGCTGGAGCATTATCAAGTTCGACCTCCTCAGTGCTCTTAACCAGCCGTTTGCAGTTAATGTCCAACATTGGAATTTGCTGAACACTGCTCACGTTGCGCTTATGCTGAAGAAATTGCTGACCTGCTGATTATAAACAGATCAGTTTATTGCAAAGCGTGATGAAGGTTCTCAGAAAATTGCTTGCCCTACGCCTTGCCCCTGAGCTGAATGATCTTATCTCTCCATGTCAAAGTGCTTTCCTTAAGAGATGCATCCAGGGCAATTTCCTACATGTACAGAACCTGATTCACACCTAAATCAGACCGAATCAAAGCCTGCCCTCTTCCTCCTCAAGCTGGATATTGCAAAAGCCTTTGATTCGGTCTGATTTAGGTGTTTTTCTAGCGAGTCCTGGTAATGGGCTAGACGGCGTATTTTTTTTAAGCCTTTGATTCTGTCGGTTTCAAGGCGCAGTTTGGATTCGGGCAGAAGTGGAgagatctttttttttttgcgggcaaTGTAGAGAGCTTTATTCAAACGAAAGCATTCTCCCGACAATCAGCCAATAAGCTGGTCAGGAGGAAGCCGGGGTTGTCTTCGAGCCAGCTTTCCGTCACATTCAATGTGCAAGCACGCTTGGCACATAGATGCGCTGGAACATTTGCTGACCTTAATACATGTTGGATTACAAAAAGAGAGAAATCACTAACAAGCTCTCCAATTTCAACTAAGATAGGAGCCACAATCGAACGAGAGTTGTGGCGAGTATTCCAGAGATTAACCATCTCCAGGCAGTCCACCTCCATTATCGCATGTGTGTAACCTCGAAGTTTGGCGAAAAGCACACCATCACGCAACGCCATTGCCTCGGCGATAAAAGGATCCGTAATACCACAGTATGGTTTGCACCATGCACCCAACAGCCTATTATTAGACCTTGCAACTCCACCTGCACCAGCAGTGGTTGTGTCAAATGATATTGCACCATCTGTATTGATCTTAACTAGCCCCGCTTCAGGTGGTCTCCAGCCATGACCCGGCATGACCAGTGTATGTTGTCGTGGTAACTCAAGAAGTGCAAGCGCCTCCCTAGTCACACGCATGCAAGTTGTCGGATCCGACCCCTCCTCCTCATGCTTTAACTTGTTACGAGAGTGCCAAATAGACCACATGATAGTGATGATCAGTGGCCTGTCCTTGTCCGAGCTGTATCTTTGGCTTCCACCTCTTCCTGTGTCCTCAACGGTGTACCTGGCATTCCTTTCCTGCATTGACTACCTCCGCCAGGGTGACCCTTTGTCGCCTCTCCTATTCTTGATATTGCCATCGAGCCGTTGAAGATCCTCAAAAGGGTGACGAACGATGGAATTCTGAGTCAGCTGTCCAGCCGCCATGCAAGGTTCCGTGTTAGTATCTGTGCTGATGATGTCACCTTGTTCATCAACCCTGTGAGAAGCGAGGTGGATGCCCTGCACTCTGTTCTTGCTGCTTTTGGTGATGTTTCCGGCCTGCGGACAAGTTTCTCAGAATCAACTTCCTTCCATATCCACTGCCCCAACCTGGATATAATGACACTTTGGCATCCTTCTTGCGTGATCTGGGCTCCCTGCCCTGTTCCTATCTCGGGCTGCCTAGTACTAGGTAACCCAGTAAATTTCAGATCCAACCTGTCCTCTACATTGGCTGCTAAGCTTGCGTGATGGAAAGGAAAGCTTACGACTAAGGCAGGTTGTCTGGCTTTGATAAACTCTGTTTTCACCTCCATCACCACCTACTTTATGACCATTTTCCAGCCAAGCAAGCGGGGTTTCAAGCGTTTTGACAAAATCGGACGCAGCTTCCTCTGGTCTGGCGATGAGGAGGCAAGGGAGCTCAATTTGCTCTTGCCTAAGCAATTCGGAGGTTATCAAAAATCTGGAAAGACCGCTAAATTCTGGACTGATAGTTGGCTTAACGGTGTGTCTCCCAAACCTTGGCCCCTGGCCTGTTCATACTGGCCCGGAGGAAAAAACTTACTGTTGCAGAGGGGCTCTATGAGGGACGCTGGATGAAGGGACTTCAAAGATCGAACTCTGAACAAGGCCTTCACTCCTTTGCCCAATAATTGCATCAGCTgcaatccgtatgtagtccatatagaaatctctaaaaagacttatatttaggaacggaggaacggagggagtatcaatctTTGCCCACAGCCGGATTCAATTCTCTGGAAATGGACTGAAGATAATACCAACACCGCCTCCTCAGCTTTCTTTGTCAATTGTACGGCATGATTCCAAGGCCTGAACTCTCCAGAATCTGGCAACTCAAGATGGAGCCCAAGGTGATTTTTTTTGGCTATCTGGCATCTGCACCGGATTGGTTACTTATGGTGGATCACCTGCAAGCCCGGGGTTGGCCACATGGTGATTGGTGTGCCCTGCACGACCAAATTCTTGAACCTGCGGTGCACCTATTCTGTCTGTGCCCTTTCTTTAGGAAAGTCTGCCACCTGAACTGTCGCAAGCACCCGAACCTGAGGCCTAGGATTTCTTATCTTCAGCGCTTGATGTCATCTTGGTGAAGCGCTTTAGCTTCTGGTCCTAAGAAGGCTGCGGTGACGACGTCTTTTGCTGCTTGGCATATCTGAATGAGGGCAATAAAATTATGTTCTCCAACCAAACCCTTAATCTCCACACCAGGTTGGTTGCCTCATGGAGGAAAGCCTCCAGTCTGTAACTGGCCCCTTGCACAAACAGTGTTTATCCCTTGTACATGCAGCACACTTGTTTAGCAATTGGTCTCTCCGACTCTTGTGCTCTTGCACCTGTACATACACTATCCGCTTATAATCTATAATGCAGCAGCAGAACTCCTGCCAGTTACAGTAAAAAATGATGTAAACTCAATGTGTTTGTCTGCATTGTATTATATCTGCCTCATTCTCTACTGAAGATCAGGCCAATTAGATGCATCTAGTCATATGATTCTTAATGCTGCTCACACTGATCAACCCTTTTTTTCCTTGTAGCTTCGGAATTTGTTATGGGCAACTTCAAAGCATGATGTTTATTTCATGTCGAATTCCACAGTAGGCCACTGGTCGTCATTGTCTCACAAAATGACAGATGTTCTTGATTTCTCAGGGCATGTTGCTCCAGCAAAGGTTTTCCTCTTTTAAAGTTCCTGGTGCTTCCTTCTGATCAGTTACTCTTATTTTTTCTCCCAAGTTTGACGTTCTGTTTGTTGATTTATACCGATTATGCAAGTAACCTATATTAATTTGTTGGTTACACAGAAACACCCTGGCTGTGCACTAGAAGGGTTTACTGGCGTTCAAGTTAGCACACTTGCAGTAAATGAGGGTTTGTTGGTCGCTGGTGGTTTTCAAGGAGAACTAGTTTGCAAGGTAAGGTGTTAGGCAGTGTTACTATTACTGTAACCTCCACTTGAATTCTATATCTGCTGCATTTTGTTTTCTTCCAATTTTCTTCTATTTGTGCTAAGTATTTTATATCGGAAGTTACAAAATGGTCAGAAAGCATCCTTATGCCTGTTTGAAATAAAGGTTTTTGTTATATTTTATAGGAATATAATCCTCTAGAAAATTTCCCTATGAAGTTCTTTTTGTGATTGTTGGATTAGCTTTGAAAAAATCCTATATGAACTCTTCCTTCACCTTTGGAGAGTTTGAAAATCTAGTCAACCTCATGTTTTCAGTAAGAAGTTCAACCTCTTCTTTCTCTAGTCAAGAAGTATTTGCCTGTAAAGTTCAGGTGGACCTTCCAGACAGATATTTTAACTCCCGTAAAAAATCCAGGAGACATGATATCCAATTCCTGTGGTTTTACTATTTTTACGTCTTTCCACTCTGCATTCTAAACTGGTCATATCTCCCTTCTGTTGTTAGGCTGACATATACTCCCTTAGTATATAGGCAGCAGAGTAGGAATGAGAAACAAAAGAGACACTGCATAAGGGAGTAGTATATACTTATATAGGCAGCAGATTGGCCTTAGTTTCTCTTTAATCGAATACCTGATTTATATAAATGGTAAATCATGAATAGCAGGCTTACATGCTCTGCATTTCTTTGTATTTATTCAGAGTCTAGGAGAACGTGATGTTAAGTTCTGCACAAGGACTACTTTGAGTGACAATGCTATCACAAATGCTATGGATATACACAGATCTACAAGGTAAAAAATTCACTTGCAGGCCTCACATCTGAAGTTGTAGATATTGTTATAGAAATCTGAAGGTTTGCAAAATACTCATGCAGTGGAAGCTTGCGCATTACGGTATCGAATAATGATTCTGGTGTTCGTGAATTCGACATGGAAAGATTTCAGCTCTTGAATCACTTCCGTTTTAACTGGCCAGTGAATGTAAGTTCTATCTCTTCAagatcacataaagatttcaggtTATTGTACCTTTCTTAACCGTTCCCCTTACCTGTCGTTTCCCCAATGACAGCACACATCTGTGAGCCCGGACAAGAAACTTTTGGCAGTAGTTGGAGATGACCGGGACGCTCTTCTTGTTGATTCACGAAATGGCAAGGTATTTGGCTAGTTGTATATGCTTGTTATCAGCCATTGTCTTTTGTAGGTATCTCAGATTTTATTATGTTGGTTTAATTTTATTATTGGCTCCTTGCATTACTAATAAAGTGAGATGTAATCACCTTAATTATATTTATGACTGCATTGAAAGGGTTTCTTGGTGTATTCTTTTTTCTTGGACTTCCATTCCTACTGTGGAGAATGATGTACATGCATCAGTCTTCCTTGTTTCCATGCATAGGGCACTAGTCATCAGATTCTccattttaaccccccccccccccccctgcaagATTTTGCCAGCCGTTTATTTTTGTGAAAATCGCATATCATGGGACATACTATATCCTGGTGCAATGCCTAGTTTGAAACGCCGGGGTTTTCAATCATAAATCAACTATGCTGGTGATCCTCTTTGGAAAGATCAAAGTGGAACCAGGGAGTTGGAAGTTTGTGGCAAACAAGACTAATTGCAAATGATGTCCTAGTTTTTCTTTTGCGTTTCACCTTCtgattgtttttattatttcatagGGCTCTGCCCTTGATGTTTCATCTTTATCAATAAAACAGGCAGAGGCCATGCCTCTTTTGTGAAGGAAGAAAACTGTTTTGAAGGCATTATCGTGACTGTGTTGTGTTATCTGGACAGATCAGTATTCAATTTTTCTTTCCTGTGTGCAGGTAACTTCTACCCTAGTTGGCCATCTGGACTACTCATTTGCCTCAGCATGGCACCCGGACGGTGTCACCTTCGCAACCGGGAACCAGGACAAGACCTGCCGGGTCTGGGACATCCGGAACCCGTCGACCTCCCTCGCGGTCCTGAGGGGCAACATCGGCGCAATCCGGTGCATCCGCTACTCCTCGGACGGGCGGTTCCTTCTCTTCTCCGAGCCCGCCGACTTTGTGCACGTCTACAGCGCCGCCGAGTGCTACCGGAAGCGGCAGGAGATTGACTTCTTCGGCGAGATCTCCGGGATCTCGCTCAGCCCGGACGACGAGTCCCTGTTCGTGGGGGTGTGCGACCGCGTCTACGCCAGCCTGCTGAATTATAGGATGGTACACGCCAACGGGTACCTGGACT
The sequence above is drawn from the Triticum aestivum cultivar Chinese Spring chromosome 7A, IWGSC CS RefSeq v2.1, whole genome shotgun sequence genome and encodes:
- the LOC123148187 gene encoding uncharacterized WD repeat-containing protein C2A9.03; the protein is MAASVREGAAAAAAAGHAADDYDVSDGEMDVDVEAGSELQHAGDDRRDGDGDGDDEYALLTRITDTSAAEARAGKDIQGIPWERLQITRQDYRKARLEQYKNYENFPQSGELMDKLCKQVESSSKYYEFQYNTRIVKPSILHFQLRNLLWATSKHDVYFMSNSTVGHWSSLSHKMTDVLDFSGHVAPAKKHPGCALEGFTGVQVSTLAVNEGLLVAGGFQGELVCKSLGERDVKFCTRTTLSDNAITNAMDIHRSTSGSLRITVSNNDSGVREFDMERFQLLNHFRFNWPVNHTSVSPDKKLLAVVGDDRDALLVDSRNGKVTSTLVGHLDYSFASAWHPDGVTFATGNQDKTCRVWDIRNPSTSLAVLRGNIGAIRCIRYSSDGRFLLFSEPADFVHVYSAAECYRKRQEIDFFGEISGISLSPDDESLFVGVCDRVYASLLNYRMVHANGYLDSYM